Below is a window of Myxococcales bacterium DNA.
CCTATCTGCGGCTCGGTGACACGCCGGCGGGACGAATGTTGCGGGAACTGGGGATCGAGGATCAACCGCTGCAATTCCGCTTCGCCAAACACCTGTCGAGTTGCTTCGATCTGCCCGAACCCTCGTTTCGCTCGCCGATCCGCTTCGCCTGATCCGCGACGGAGGACCCATTGATGTTGCCTGACTCGATGAAAATCGTCTTTTTCGGCACCGGTGTCATCGGCGGTTCGGTCGGCGGTTGGATCGCGCCGCACTATCCGCATCTGTATTTTCTCGATCGCGAGCCGATCAGCACGGCCCTGCGGACCGGCGGCATCACCCTGTACCAGCAGGAAACGCCGGCGGAGCGGCAACGGGTCTCCGTGCGGGTGATCGACGACCTCGCCGCGGTGCCGGACGCCGACGTCGTGGTGCTGGGCGTGAAGAATTACAGCCTCGAAGGCGCGGCCCGCGCCATTCGGGAAAAGCTCGGCGACCGTCCGGTCATCTTCGCGATGCAAAACGGCGCGGAAAACCAGCGCATCCTACCGCACTATTTTTCGAAGGTGATCTATTGCGTGGTCAGCTACAACGCCTGGATGGACGAGCCGGTCGTCATCGGCTATCAGAAAAAGGGCCCGCTGGTCATCGGCACGATCCACAACGAACTGCAACCGGAAATGGCGGCCATCGCCCGGGTCTTCAACCTGGGCGTCGAAACCATCGTCACCCCGCACCTGCAGGACGCTGTTTACACCAAGATGGTCATCAACCTGACCAACTCGCTGACCACACTGATTGGCATGGGCTACCGGGAAATCGGCGACCGCGCCCTCTTCCAGAAACTGCTGACCAACATGACCTACGAGGGCATCCAAATCCTGCGGGCGGCCGGCTTCAACGAATGCAAGCTGGGCGGCATGCCTTCCTGGCTGGTCATCCGCGCCGGCGCCAAACTGCCGCGCCTGCTGACCAAACCGCTGTTCGAGCGCAACGTGAAAAAGATGGTGCTCAGCAGCATGGCGCAGGACGTGCTGCAACGGCGCGGCGGCACATCGGAACTGGAGACGCTCAACGGCCATTTGTTGCATCTCGCCGATCGGCACGGCCTGGCGGTGCCTTACAATCGCGCCGTGTACGAATTGTGCCGCGAGGAATTCAGCCGGCCGGATTTTCAGCCGCTGGAAGTGAAGGAAGTCTGGCTGGCGGTGAAAAAGCAGCTCGCCGCCCGGCGTTAATCCTCGTCGTCGACCGCGAATTCGTCGAGAAACCGGCGTTCCACTCCCCGGCCCGCAAACCGTTCCCAGAGCAACCGCAAACCGCGAACGCGCAACAGGTGAAACACCCCGCCGACATGCACCCAACGCCGCTCCCGCCGCGCTTCCAGCAGCGGCCGGATCACCTGCTCCATCTTCTCGTCGCGCACCTGCAGGAGCGCCAGGCGTTCGCCGGAAAAACCCAGCAGGGCCGGCGGAACCGGTTCGTCGGCCAGCAGCCGGCGCGCCCGGCGGTAGAACGAATCGACGGTTCGCGACAAGGGAATGTCCGGACGCCGGACCAGCGCCCGGAGGTTCTCGGCCGTCAATAATTCCGCGGCCACATCAGCCAGCAACTCGCGGGAGACCTCGCTGTCGTCGACCAGCAACACCTCGGCCCCGCACTCGGCGCGATAAAGCTCGGCGGCTCGGACTTCGAACGGGATTTGCAGCATTTCGCGGATCGCCCGGATTTCACCGTGTTCCGCTTGATTCGGCGGCGTTCGTTCGGCCAATTGCGCCAACAATTCCGGCCCCTGCCGGCGGCGATATTCGACCGCGTACGGGCTGACCTCGAGGGTGATCCAATCCGGCCGCGCTTGCCGTAAAGCCGCCAGCAGGCGCGTCTCTCCCGCCGGGTCGCGATGGACCACGCCGATCATGGTTCCGGCGGTCGGTTCGTTCATCGGCGAACACCCTACCGCTTTCGCTCGCCGCTTGGCAAATACCGACGAATAACCTGGCAATGAATCCATTTGTATCCGCGATAAAAAGTTCCGGTAGCCCACTGTCCGAACGATGAAGAATCAATTAGAATTCGGCCATCGATGCGTTAGAAAGTACCGATCCGCATTCCGCGGGGATCTGTGGAACGGCGGAGTTGCATGAACGGCTGGATTCATCGATGACGCGGCTTTTCTCCGCGGCGAGAATCGCGTCCTGACCATACATGAGGAATTTCTCCGTGAATACGCTGATCATCGTCACTTTTCTGGCGGCTCTGGCCTTCGATTACGTCAACGGTTTTCACGATGCCGCCAATTCCATCGCCACGGTGGTTTCCACCCGGGTAATCACTCCGCGGCTGGCGGTCGCCTGGGCGGCGTTTTGGAACTTCGTCGCGGCGTTCACCTTCGGCACCGGTGTCGCGCTTACCATCGGCAAAGGCGTCGTCCATACCGACCAGGTCACCGTGCCGGTCATCTTTTCCGGCCTGATCGGCGCCATCACCTGGAACCTCATCACCTGGTGGCTGGCGCTGCCATCTTCCTCCTCGCACGCTTTGGTCGGGGGTTATGCGGGTGCGGCGGTCATGTTCAACGGCATGGACATGATCATTCCGTCGGGACTGATCAAAATCGCCGCGTTTATCGTGATTTCACCCATCATCGGCCTCATCCTGGGCTTGTTCAATCAAGTGGTGGTGACCTGGCTGTCGCGCAACGGTTCGCCGCTCAAACTGAACCGCTTGTTTCGTCGCCTTCAATTGTTATCGGCGGCGATTTATTCCTTTTCACACGGCACCAACGACGCGCAGAAGACCATGGGCATCCTGTTCGCCCTGCTGGTGGCCGGCGGCAAATTGCAACTCACCGATAAAATGCCGATGTGGATTCTCTTCCTATGCTACGCGATGATCGCCGCCGGCACGCTGACCGGCGGTTTTCGCATCGTACGGACGATGGGCATGAAACTGACCAAGCTCAATCCGATGCACGGCTTCTGCGCCGAAACCGGCGGCGGCGTGACGATTCTGGCCGTCTCCCATTTCGGCATCCCGGTTTCCACCACGCATACCATCACCGGCGCCATCATCGGCACCGGCATGGCGGGCGGCGTCCGGTCGGTGCGGTGGATCGTCGCTCAACGGATTCTCTGGGCGTGGATCCTGACGATTCCCGTCTCGGCCGCCATCGGCGCGTTCGTCTATTGGGTCATGTCCCTGTTCGGTTATTGATTCGCCCGGCCGACGCGTTTTCCCGCCGTCCCAATGTGTTGACACGCCGGAATCGAGCCCCTAGCATGGGGCGATTCGTTCTCCAATTACCTGCTCACGGGGGAATCGTATGCCTTCCAAACAACTAGTTTTCAGCGCGGAATCCGTAACTTGCGGACAGTCGGACAAGCTTTGCGATCTGATCGTCGATACCATTTTGGATCGGGTTTTGGCCGAGGATCGTTTTGCGCGCGTCGACCTGCAGGCGATGGCCGCGCCCGGCATGGTGTTGGTTGCCGGCGAACTGACCACCAACACGTACATCGATATCACCGGCACGACGCGGGAAGTGCTCGCGGGCTGCGGGTACAACAATCCCGAGAATCCCTTCAACGCGCGTTCGGTGGCCGTGCTCCACATTTTGCAGGAGCAGTCGACCGAAGTCGCGTTGGCGGTCGACAAGCGCGGCGCGGGCAATCAAGGGGTCGTCATCGGCTACGCCACCAACGAAGCCCAGGCGGCGGGTCTGGACTCCAACCTGATGCCGGTGCCCATTCACCTGGCGCACCAATTGACCAAGCGGCTCTGCGACATTCGAATGCAAGGCAAGATTGCCGGCCTGCATTCCGACGGCCAGGTTCACGTGACCTTCCTCTATGAAAACAACGTGCCGGTCCGGCTGCTCAACGCCACGGTCAGCGCCCAGCACAGCCCGACCGTCAAGGAAACGGAATTCCGCGAGGCGGTCATGCACCACGTGCTGAAGCCGGCGCTGAAAGGGCTGGGAAAAATCGACACCAAAAAAGCCGAACTGCTGGTCAACCATTCCGGGCCTTTCACCTCGGGCGGGCCGAACGCCGATATCGGCGTGAGCGGGCGCACCATGGTGATGGACCTTTACGGCATGGCGGTGCCCAGCGGCGGCATGACGCTTTGCGGCAAGGATCCGACAAAGACCGACCGCGCCGCCACTTACATGGCCCGCCACGTCGCCAAGTGCGTGGTCGCGGCGAAACTCGCCGACCGCTGCGAGGTCCGCCTGGCTTATCTGTTCGGCCGCGAAAAACCGGTCAGCGTTCAGCTCAACACCTTCGGCACCGGTAAGCTCGAATCCGACAAGGCGCTGGCCGACGCGATCATGAAAGTGTTCGACCTGACCACCCCGGGCATCGTCGAACACCTCAACCTCCGCCGCGTCAAATACGCTCCGATCTGCTGCTTCGGCCACCTCGGACACGAAGGCTCCCCCTGGGAAGACACCGCGCCGGCCGCGGCCCTGCTGACCGCCGCGAAAGGCAAGAAAGGAGGTCGGAAATGAGCGCTTCGTCCAAAACCGGCTTCTCGACCAAATGCGTTCACGGCCGCAAGCACACCGACAAACACGATCCGCACGGGCGCAAACCGTTCGGCACCGTCTCCACGCCGATTTTCATGTCGTCGACCTTCGCCTTCGAATCGGTCGAACACGGCGCGAAAATCTTTGCCGGCGAATCGAAAGACTACACCTACACCCGCATCGGCAACCCGACGACGGCGGCGCTGGAAAGCGAAGTGGCCTTTCTGGAAGGCGCGGAACGCGGATTGGCGCTGGCCTCGGGCATGGCGGCGGTCAGCCACCTGACCTTTCACCTGGTCAAGCCTGGCGAAAAGTTCCTTTACGCCAAAACGCTGTACGGCGGCACGTTCGCTTTCTTCTCGCACGTCTGCGAATCGCACTTTAAAATGAAACCGATCGTCATCGACGCCACGAATCTCGACGAGGTCGCCGCGGCGATCGATAAAGACACCAAGATGCTGTTCATCGAAACGCCGTCGAACCCGACGCTGGCCCTGATCGACATCGCCGGGTGCGCGGAGATCGCGCGGAAACACGGCGTGCCGTTGGTGGTCGACAACACGTTCGCCACGCCCTATCTGCAAAATCCGATCGAATTCGGCGCGGATTACGTGCTGCACAGCCTGACCAAATACCTCGGCGGCCACGGCGACCTGGTGGGCGGCCTGGTGGTCGGGTCCGAGGAAAATATGGCCCGCCTGCACAAGGACATCTACGTCGACGTCGGCGGTTGCCTCAGCCCGTTCAACGCCTGGCTGGTTCTGCGCGGCATCCGCACCCTGCCCGCGCGCATGGATCGCCACTGCAAGAGCGCCATGGAAATCGCGCAATTTCTGTCCTTCCATCCCAAAGTCGAACAGGTGTTTTATCCCGGATTGCGCTCCAACCCGGATTACCACCTGGCCGTCAAGCAAATGCGCAATTTCGGCGGCATGGTGTCGTTCCTGGTCAAGGGCGGACGCGAAGCCGCGGCCAAGATGGCCGACAACGCCAAACTCTGGACCCTGGCTGTCAGCCTGGGCGATGTCGATTCCCTGCTGTCGGTTCCGGCCAGCACCACCCACAGTACCTACAGCAACGAGGAGTTGCGGGCGGCGGGAATCGACCCCGGGTTGATCCGTCTGAGCGTCGGCCTGGAAGACGTGGATGACCTGATCGAGGATCTGCGCGACGCCTTGCGCACGATCTGACGTTGTCGTTTTCCCTTCAAGGGCCGCCCGCGTGGGCGGCCTTTGTTTTCAAGGAGCAAACCGCCATGCCGGAAATGCCCGAAGTGGAAACCGTCGTCCGGTCGTTGCGCCGCCACCTGCCGGGAAAGCGCCTCCGCCGGGCCGAGGTTTACGATCCGAAGCTGAATCGCCTCGACACGACGGCACTCGCCGGTCGCGTCGTGCGCGCGGTCGTTCGTTCGGGCAAGGAAATCGTGGTCGATCTTTCGCGGCCGCACTCGCCGCTCTGGCTTTGCGTACATCTGCGGATGACCGGCTCGCTGCACTGGTCAGTGGACGAAGGACCGGCCGGGCAGAAATCGGCCCGCGCCTGCTTCGTTTTCACCGACGGAAATCTCTATTTCCTCGATCCGCGCCGCTTCGGCGTGATCCGCCTGGCCCGTCGCGCGGAAGAAATCGCCGCTCCGGGCGTGGAGATCCTCTCGCCCGAGTTCACCGTGCCCCGGCTCGCGCAACTTTTACAGGGCGGCCGCGGCCCGCTCAAACCCTGGCTGCTGCGCCAGGACCGGATCGTCGGCTTCGGCAACATCTACG
It encodes the following:
- a CDS encoding ketopantoate reductase family protein — protein: MLPDSMKIVFFGTGVIGGSVGGWIAPHYPHLYFLDREPISTALRTGGITLYQQETPAERQRVSVRVIDDLAAVPDADVVVLGVKNYSLEGAARAIREKLGDRPVIFAMQNGAENQRILPHYFSKVIYCVVSYNAWMDEPVVIGYQKKGPLVIGTIHNELQPEMAAIARVFNLGVETIVTPHLQDAVYTKMVINLTNSLTTLIGMGYREIGDRALFQKLLTNMTYEGIQILRAAGFNECKLGGMPSWLVIRAGAKLPRLLTKPLFERNVKKMVLSSMAQDVLQRRGGTSELETLNGHLLHLADRHGLAVPYNRAVYELCREEFSRPDFQPLEVKEVWLAVKKQLAARR
- a CDS encoding inorganic phosphate transporter, which gives rise to MRNFSVNTLIIVTFLAALAFDYVNGFHDAANSIATVVSTRVITPRLAVAWAAFWNFVAAFTFGTGVALTIGKGVVHTDQVTVPVIFSGLIGAITWNLITWWLALPSSSSHALVGGYAGAAVMFNGMDMIIPSGLIKIAAFIVISPIIGLILGLFNQVVVTWLSRNGSPLKLNRLFRRLQLLSAAIYSFSHGTNDAQKTMGILFALLVAGGKLQLTDKMPMWILFLCYAMIAAGTLTGGFRIVRTMGMKLTKLNPMHGFCAETGGGVTILAVSHFGIPVSTTHTITGAIIGTGMAGGVRSVRWIVAQRILWAWILTIPVSAAIGAFVYWVMSLFGY
- a CDS encoding methionine adenosyltransferase, with protein sequence MPSKQLVFSAESVTCGQSDKLCDLIVDTILDRVLAEDRFARVDLQAMAAPGMVLVAGELTTNTYIDITGTTREVLAGCGYNNPENPFNARSVAVLHILQEQSTEVALAVDKRGAGNQGVVIGYATNEAQAAGLDSNLMPVPIHLAHQLTKRLCDIRMQGKIAGLHSDGQVHVTFLYENNVPVRLLNATVSAQHSPTVKETEFREAVMHHVLKPALKGLGKIDTKKAELLVNHSGPFTSGGPNADIGVSGRTMVMDLYGMAVPSGGMTLCGKDPTKTDRAATYMARHVAKCVVAAKLADRCEVRLAYLFGREKPVSVQLNTFGTGKLESDKALADAIMKVFDLTTPGIVEHLNLRRVKYAPICCFGHLGHEGSPWEDTAPAAALLTAAKGKKGGRK
- a CDS encoding aminotransferase class I/II-fold pyridoxal phosphate-dependent enzyme — encoded protein: MSASSKTGFSTKCVHGRKHTDKHDPHGRKPFGTVSTPIFMSSTFAFESVEHGAKIFAGESKDYTYTRIGNPTTAALESEVAFLEGAERGLALASGMAAVSHLTFHLVKPGEKFLYAKTLYGGTFAFFSHVCESHFKMKPIVIDATNLDEVAAAIDKDTKMLFIETPSNPTLALIDIAGCAEIARKHGVPLVVDNTFATPYLQNPIEFGADYVLHSLTKYLGGHGDLVGGLVVGSEENMARLHKDIYVDVGGCLSPFNAWLVLRGIRTLPARMDRHCKSAMEIAQFLSFHPKVEQVFYPGLRSNPDYHLAVKQMRNFGGMVSFLVKGGREAAAKMADNAKLWTLAVSLGDVDSLLSVPASTTHSTYSNEELRAAGIDPGLIRLSVGLEDVDDLIEDLRDALRTI
- the mutM gene encoding bifunctional DNA-formamidopyrimidine glycosylase/DNA-(apurinic or apyrimidinic site) lyase, encoding MPEMPEVETVVRSLRRHLPGKRLRRAEVYDPKLNRLDTTALAGRVVRAVVRSGKEIVVDLSRPHSPLWLCVHLRMTGSLHWSVDEGPAGQKSARACFVFTDGNLYFLDPRRFGVIRLARRAEEIAAPGVEILSPEFTVPRLAQLLQGGRGPLKPWLLRQDRIVGFGNIYASEVCHRAGLDPRRPAGSLTPAEIKRLHRITREVFTEAIRLGGTTISDFNDCDGECGGYQHRLRVYEREGERCRRRGCGGTICRLVQAGRSTYYCPTCQR